The genomic DNA GTCTATCTTCTCCAACATCTCTCAAAATATTTGTTAATTGATTGGCTATTCCTAAAGCTATTGCTGCTTCTGAGGGGTCTGGCTTTGCACTCCAAGGAGCTGATGTATAAGCGCTATCAATTCCCATTACATTCTGAGTCATTAAACCTACAGTCCCTGCTACTCGGTAACAATAAAGTTTTAATTCATCAAAATCTTTGTATCTAAATTTATTAAGATCCATTCTTTGACCTTCTATCATATCTAAATAAGGTTCAATACTTTGAGGATATTTTTCAATGGTATCTAATAAAACTGAATCTAATTCAGATTTAATTTTCCCTTTAAATACATTTTTCGTATTTTCTTCCCATGCATCTAAATTATCTGAAAGCTCATCTTGCGATTTAATTGATGCTTCTTCGCTATCCATTATTTCATCTGTTCTCCTGCACCATACATAAATAGCCCATATAGCTTTTCTTTTTTCTAGTGGTAGTAGAAGAGTACCTAAGTAAAAGGTTTTAGCCCATAGTTGAGTTTCCTTACGGCATATTTCATATGCTTTATCTAGTTGAGTAATTGAATTTTTCAAAAAGTTTAGCTGAATTTTGGGAATTTTTATTAAATGTTATTAAGAAACATTTTGAGTGGTTTTGGAATACTCATTATTAATTGATTCCGCGCATAATTTACCACTTAAAACAGCTCCTTCCATAGAGGCTAAATATTTTTGCATTGTATAATCACCAGTTA from Prochlorococcus marinus XMU1402 includes the following:
- a CDS encoding phytoene synthase, coding for MKNSITQLDKAYEICRKETQLWAKTFYLGTLLLPLEKRKAIWAIYVWCRRTDEIMDSEEASIKSQDELSDNLDAWEENTKNVFKGKIKSELDSVLLDTIEKYPQSIEPYLDMIEGQRMDLNKFRYKDFDELKLYCYRVAGTVGLMTQNVMGIDSAYTSAPWSAKPDPSEAAIALGIANQLTNILRDVGEDRQRGRIYIPQDEIKKFNYSEAELLEGAINNQWRALMNFQLIRARDWFQKSEDGIKWLSSDARWPVWTSLRLYRGILDSIEKLDYDVFNNRAFVKNSVKAFEIPISFLISRIK